The sequence CGACCACTCAGACCAGCCAGCAGTCCCGGACCGGCGACACCCAGACTCCCCGGCGATACGGGTCGAAAGCGCCCGCTACGCCCCCGAACCGACGGTACGGTGCGCGCCCACCGAGCGGCCGGTCGCCAGCGCCCGGCGGCGACCCGACGGGCGGGACTCCTCGGGCCGGAGAATCCCGGCCCGAGGAGTCACCCGCCGAGGAACCACCCGCCGAGAAACCCCCTTCCGAGGAGCCACCTGCCGAAACGGGTCGTAGACCACCGGCAACAGAACCGGACGAGGAGACCACCCTACCCGACGAGCATCCTCGCGGTCCCGAACAGCCACGTCGAGCGGCCGACGAGCAGGCCCGTCGGCCCGACGAGTCGGTCCCGGACGACGACGAGAGCGCACCCGACGAGTCGAAGCGACGACCGACCGAACGAGCGCCGCCCGAAGGCGCGCCGCCGAAGCGGACCCAACCGCTCCGGGAACCGTCCGAACCGCCGACGGAGACCCGCGAGCGCGCCGCAGACGACGCGAGAGTCGCCGAGCGAACGGAGTCGCCCACCGCCGAGGAGGCCGACGAAGAGGTCCCGAAGTACGGCGGCCTCTGGGACCCGAGTTGGGAGACCGAACGCGGCGGCCCGACCTCGGAGCGCGAGCAGACTCGCCGGGAGTACGAGCGGCGGTTCGACCGCCAGCGCGCGCGGCAACGGGACTTTCAGCGAGACAAGAGCGGTGGGCAATACCGACGCCGGTAGCCGTCGGGCAAACCACCGCGGACAGAGAGCGTCGGGAACACCGACGAAAATAGGACGTAGAACTGCGGAGAACGCGGCTCAGTCGTCGGCGTCGGTCTCGACGCTGGCGGTCCGGCGGGCCGCGCGCTCGATGAACTCCTCGGGCAGTTCGTCTATCTCTCCGGCCTGCACGCCCCAGAGGTGGGCGTAGAGTCCGTCCTCGCCCAGCAGTTCGTCGTGGCTCCCTCGCTCGACGACGCGGCCGTCTTCGAGGACGACGATTTTGTCGGCGTCCTTGATGGTCGAGAGCCGGTGGGCGATGGCGAACGTGGTCCGGTCCTCCGTGAGGTCGTCCAGACTGCGCTGGATGAGCATCTCGGTCTCGGTGTCCACGTCGCTGGTCGCCTCGTCCAACACGAGGATTTCGGGGTCTTTCAGCACCGCGCGGGCGATGGAGATGCGCTGGCGCTGACCGCCCGAGAGCTTGACGCCGCGCTCGCCGACCTCGGTGTCGTAGCCCTCCGGCAGGTTCTGGATGAACTCGTGGGCCTCGGCGGCCTTCGCGGCCTCCACGATATCCTCGTCGTCCACGTCGAAGGTGCCGTAGGCGATGTTCTCCTTGACCGTGCCGTAGAACATGAACGTGTCTTGGCTGACGTAGCCGATGGCCTGCCGGAGACTCGGCAGGCTCACGTCCCGCAGGTCGGTGCCGTCGATGCGGATGGCTCCGTCGTCAACGTCGTACATCCGGAGCAGGAGTTTCAGGACCGTGGACTTGCCCGCGCCGGTCGGCCCGACCAGCGCGAGCGTGTCGCCGCCCTCCACGTCGAAGGAGATGTCGTCCACGATGGTCTCGTCGTCGTCGTAGCCGAAGGTCACGTCGTCGTAGACGACTTCGCCCTCCGAGACGGTGAGGTCTTCGGCGTCGGGCTCCTCGCGGATGCGACTCGGCTCGTCCATCAGCCCGAAGATGCGGGAACTCGACGCGTACGCGCGTTGGTACATGTTGATGATGGAGCCGAACTGCGCCATCGGCCAGATGAACCGCTGGGTAAACAGAATAAAGGTAACGAACTCGCCGGGCCTGAGGGTCCCGGTGAAGAACCACGGTCCCTCGCCGTTGAACACCCAGAGGCCGCCGA is a genomic window of Halorussus salinus containing:
- a CDS encoding ABC transporter ATP-binding protein, translating into MSLTDEEDDPFEEQREQAENPMKRLFLEYGSENTFAFVTGVVASIFARVLNLLPPVILGVAIDSLFGKQSNQIPYADALAGQLPFVSSSLVASITPTGRADQFWFSVGIVAAAFGVGAAFHWARNWGWNSFAQNIQHNVRTDTYDKMQRLNMDFFADKQTGEMMSILSNDVNRLERFLNDGMNSAFRLGVMVLAIAAFLFAINWQLALVAMVPVPLIAGFTYKFVEIIQPKYADVRSAVGKVNSRLENNLGGIQVIKTSNTESYESDRVEDVSNDYFDSNWGAIVTRIKFFPSLQILSGLGFALTFVVGGLWVFNGEGPWFFTGTLRPGEFVTFILFTQRFIWPMAQFGSIINMYQRAYASSSRIFGLMDEPSRIREEPDAEDLTVSEGEVVYDDVTFGYDDDETIVDDISFDVEGGDTLALVGPTGAGKSTVLKLLLRMYDVDDGAIRIDGTDLRDVSLPSLRQAIGYVSQDTFMFYGTVKENIAYGTFDVDDEDIVEAAKAAEAHEFIQNLPEGYDTEVGERGVKLSGGQRQRISIARAVLKDPEILVLDEATSDVDTETEMLIQRSLDDLTEDRTTFAIAHRLSTIKDADKIVVLEDGRVVERGSHDELLGEDGLYAHLWGVQAGEIDELPEEFIERAARRTASVETDADD